The following coding sequences are from one Patagioenas fasciata isolate bPatFas1 chromosome 23, bPatFas1.hap1, whole genome shotgun sequence window:
- the RAP1GAP gene encoding rap1 GTPase-activating protein 1 isoform X4 — MAQQRHAVPPPLKTEEDYIPYPSVHEVLGREGPFPLILLPQFGGYWIEGTNHQLSGTPESPQTPAPSTRAKLEGNHTAKIYRKHFLGKEHFNYYSLDPVLGHLVFSLKYDEQEQLHLLLRTRARTLHDVVPISCLAEFPNVVQMAKLVCEDINVDRFYPVLYPKASRLILAFDEHVLSNHFKFGVIYQKLGQTSEEELFGTTEESPAFAEFLDVLGQRVQLRDFKGFRGGLDVTHGQTGSESVYCHFRDKEIMFHVSTKLPYTEGDAQQLQRKRHIGNDIVAVVFQDENTPFVPDMIASNFLHAFVVVQLEQGSTQGTLYKVSVTARDDVPFFGPPLPDPAVFRKGPEFQEFLLTKLINAEYACYKAEKFAKLEERTRAALLETLHEELQARSQAMLGLGPDDERPDNGAAAPGFFESFKRALRGRSPSLEAVGLGPRRAPPTPLSNAANAAAANAAGPPDGSLLVPGSRRGRRGSAIGLGSVEEALLVPGKSPSRRRPGPLGSRRSSAIGIESIQEAPAGRDGPAATPEGTCSTHSSPESRRHPDRDAMGQVTLELGGTGTGQHKDEMTWGLEGTGKEQQGDEVAPGRGGTRTRAEKPEPPNFSRSSSSASSFGSTEEPGEPGRESRSPSGSHRNAFANTPWPDDPPGPLPGRHPPDPPEIKIQLDRPPQNPVRLCTPPTPQNGDTHIGGTH, encoded by the exons ATGGCCCAGCAGCGCCACGCCGTCCCCCCACCGCTCAAG ACGGAGGAGGACTACATCCCCTACCCCAGCGTGCATGAG GTGCTGGGCCGGGAGGGGCCGTTCCCCCTCATCCTCCTGCCGCAGTTTGGGGGTTACTGGATCGAGGGTACCAACCACCAGCTGAGCGGGACCCCCGAGTCCCCCCAGACCCCGGCACCCAGCACCCGGGCAAAGCTGGAGGGCAACCACACGGCCAAGATCTACCGCAAGCACTTTTTGGGCAAG GAGCACTTCAACTACTACTCGCTGGACCCGGTGCTGGGCCACCTCGTGTTCTCCCTCAAGTACGACGAGCAGGAGCAGCTCCACCTGCTGCTGCG CACCCGCGCCCGCACCCTGCACGACGTGGTGCCCATCTCCTGCCTGGCCGAGTTCCCCAATGTGGTGCAGATGGCCAAG CTGGTGTGTGAGGACATCAACGTGGATCGCTTCTACCCCGTGCTCTACCCCAAG gCGTCCCGCCTCATCCTCGCCTTCGATGAGCACGTGCTCAGCAACCACTTCAAATTTGGGGTCATCTACCAAAAACTGGGGCAG ACCTCCGAGGAGGAGCTTTTCGGCACCACGGAGGAGAGCCCGGCGTTCGCCGAATTCCTCGACGTTCTGGGCCAGCGGGTGCAGCTGCGGGACTTCAAGGG GTTCCGGGGGGGGCTGGACGTGACCCACGGGCAGACGGGCAGCGAGTCCGTTTATTGTCACTTCCGCGACAAGGAGATCATGTTCCACGTCTCCACCAAGCTGCCCTACACCGAGGGGGACGCCCAGCAg ctgcagcGGAAGCGTCACATCGGCAACGACATCGTGGCCGTGGTGTTCCAGGACGAGAACACCCCCTTCGTCCCCGACATGATCGCCTCCAACTTCCTGCACGCCTTcgtggtggtgcagctggagcaggGCAGCACCCAAGGGACCCTCTACAAG GTCTCCGTCACCGCCCGTGACGACGTGCCCTTCTTCGGCCCGCCGCTGCCCGACCCCGCCGTCTTCAGGAag GGCCCCGAGTTCCAGGAGTTCCTGCTGACCAAGCTCATCAATGCTGAGTACGCCTGCTACAAGGCCGAGAAGTTCGCCAAGCTGGAG GAGCGGACGCGGGCGGCGCTGCTGGAGACGCTGCACGAGGAGCTGCAGGCCCGCAGCCAGGCCATGCTGGGGCTGGGCCCCGACGACGAGCGCCCCGACAacggcgccgccgccccgggctTCTTCGAGTCCTTCAAG CGGGCGCTGCGGGGGCGCAGCCCCTCCCTGGAggccgtggggctgggaccccgccGGGCTCCCCCAACGCCCCTCTCAAACGCCGCCAACGCCGCCGCCGCCAACGCCGCCGGACCCCCCGACGGT TCGCTGCTGGTGCCCGGGAGTCGGCGGGGACGCCGCGGCAGCGCCATCGGGCTGGGCTCGGTGGAAGAG GCGCTGCTGGTGCCCGGGAAGAGCCCGtcgcggcggcggcccggcccgcTCGGCTCCCGCCGCTCCAGCGCCATCGGGATCGAGAGCATCCAGGAGGCGCCGGCCGGCAG GGACGGCCCCGCCGCCACCCCCGAGGGCACCTGCTCCACACACAGCTCCCCCGAGAGCCGCCGGCACCCCGACAG GGATGCAATGGGCCAGGTGACACTGGAACTGGGTGGCACTGGGACGGGACAGCACAAAGATGAGATGACATGGggactggagggcactgggaaAGAGCAGCAAGGGGATGAGGTGGCACCAGGACGAGGTGGCACCAGGACAAG GGCCGAGAAGCCGGAGCCACCGAATTTCTCCCGCTCGTCCTCCAGCGCCAGCAGCTTCGGCAGCACCGAGGAGCCGGGGGAGCCGGGACGG gagaGCCGCTCGCCCTCCGGGAGCCACCGCAACGCCTTCGCCAACACCCCCTGGCCGGATGACCCCCCCGGTCCCCTCCCAG GCCGCCATCCCCCGGACCCCCCCGAGATCAAAATCCAGCTGGATCGGCCCCCCCAGAACCCGGTGAGGCTCtgcaccccccccacaccccaaaatggggacacCCACATCGGGGGCACCCACTGA
- the RAP1GAP gene encoding rap1 GTPase-activating protein 1 isoform X7: protein MAQQRHAVPPPLKTEEDYIPYPSVHEVLGREGPFPLILLPQFGGYWIEGTNHQLSGTPESPQTPAPSTRAKLEGNHTAKIYRKHFLGKEHFNYYSLDPVLGHLVFSLKYDEQEQLHLLLRTRARTLHDVVPISCLAEFPNVVQMAKLVCEDINVDRFYPVLYPKASRLILAFDEHVLSNHFKFGVIYQKLGQTSEEELFGTTEESPAFAEFLDVLGQRVQLRDFKGFRGGLDVTHGQTGSESVYCHFRDKEIMFHVSTKLPYTEGDAQQLQRKRHIGNDIVAVVFQDENTPFVPDMIASNFLHAFVVVQLEQGSTQGTLYKVSVTARDDVPFFGPPLPDPAVFRKGPEFQEFLLTKLINAEYACYKAEKFAKLEERTRAALLETLHEELQARSQAMLGLGPDDERPDNGAAAPGFFESFKRALRGRSPSLEAVGLGPRRAPPTPLSNAANAAAANAAGPPDGSLLVPGSRRGRRGSAIGLGSVEEALLVPGKSPSRRRPGPLGSRRSSAIGIESIQEAPAGRDGPAATPEGTCSTHSSPESRRHPDRAEKPEPPNFSRSSSSASSFGSTEEPGEPGRESRSPSGSHRNAFANTPWPDDPPGPLPGRHPPDPPEIKIQLDRPPQNPVRLCTPPTPQNGDTHIGGTH from the exons ATGGCCCAGCAGCGCCACGCCGTCCCCCCACCGCTCAAG ACGGAGGAGGACTACATCCCCTACCCCAGCGTGCATGAG GTGCTGGGCCGGGAGGGGCCGTTCCCCCTCATCCTCCTGCCGCAGTTTGGGGGTTACTGGATCGAGGGTACCAACCACCAGCTGAGCGGGACCCCCGAGTCCCCCCAGACCCCGGCACCCAGCACCCGGGCAAAGCTGGAGGGCAACCACACGGCCAAGATCTACCGCAAGCACTTTTTGGGCAAG GAGCACTTCAACTACTACTCGCTGGACCCGGTGCTGGGCCACCTCGTGTTCTCCCTCAAGTACGACGAGCAGGAGCAGCTCCACCTGCTGCTGCG CACCCGCGCCCGCACCCTGCACGACGTGGTGCCCATCTCCTGCCTGGCCGAGTTCCCCAATGTGGTGCAGATGGCCAAG CTGGTGTGTGAGGACATCAACGTGGATCGCTTCTACCCCGTGCTCTACCCCAAG gCGTCCCGCCTCATCCTCGCCTTCGATGAGCACGTGCTCAGCAACCACTTCAAATTTGGGGTCATCTACCAAAAACTGGGGCAG ACCTCCGAGGAGGAGCTTTTCGGCACCACGGAGGAGAGCCCGGCGTTCGCCGAATTCCTCGACGTTCTGGGCCAGCGGGTGCAGCTGCGGGACTTCAAGGG GTTCCGGGGGGGGCTGGACGTGACCCACGGGCAGACGGGCAGCGAGTCCGTTTATTGTCACTTCCGCGACAAGGAGATCATGTTCCACGTCTCCACCAAGCTGCCCTACACCGAGGGGGACGCCCAGCAg ctgcagcGGAAGCGTCACATCGGCAACGACATCGTGGCCGTGGTGTTCCAGGACGAGAACACCCCCTTCGTCCCCGACATGATCGCCTCCAACTTCCTGCACGCCTTcgtggtggtgcagctggagcaggGCAGCACCCAAGGGACCCTCTACAAG GTCTCCGTCACCGCCCGTGACGACGTGCCCTTCTTCGGCCCGCCGCTGCCCGACCCCGCCGTCTTCAGGAag GGCCCCGAGTTCCAGGAGTTCCTGCTGACCAAGCTCATCAATGCTGAGTACGCCTGCTACAAGGCCGAGAAGTTCGCCAAGCTGGAG GAGCGGACGCGGGCGGCGCTGCTGGAGACGCTGCACGAGGAGCTGCAGGCCCGCAGCCAGGCCATGCTGGGGCTGGGCCCCGACGACGAGCGCCCCGACAacggcgccgccgccccgggctTCTTCGAGTCCTTCAAG CGGGCGCTGCGGGGGCGCAGCCCCTCCCTGGAggccgtggggctgggaccccgccGGGCTCCCCCAACGCCCCTCTCAAACGCCGCCAACGCCGCCGCCGCCAACGCCGCCGGACCCCCCGACGGT TCGCTGCTGGTGCCCGGGAGTCGGCGGGGACGCCGCGGCAGCGCCATCGGGCTGGGCTCGGTGGAAGAG GCGCTGCTGGTGCCCGGGAAGAGCCCGtcgcggcggcggcccggcccgcTCGGCTCCCGCCGCTCCAGCGCCATCGGGATCGAGAGCATCCAGGAGGCGCCGGCCGGCAG GGACGGCCCCGCCGCCACCCCCGAGGGCACCTGCTCCACACACAGCTCCCCCGAGAGCCGCCGGCACCCCGACAG GGCCGAGAAGCCGGAGCCACCGAATTTCTCCCGCTCGTCCTCCAGCGCCAGCAGCTTCGGCAGCACCGAGGAGCCGGGGGAGCCGGGACGG gagaGCCGCTCGCCCTCCGGGAGCCACCGCAACGCCTTCGCCAACACCCCCTGGCCGGATGACCCCCCCGGTCCCCTCCCAG GCCGCCATCCCCCGGACCCCCCCGAGATCAAAATCCAGCTGGATCGGCCCCCCCAGAACCCGGTGAGGCTCtgcaccccccccacaccccaaaatggggacacCCACATCGGGGGCACCCACTGA